A part of Palaemon carinicauda isolate YSFRI2023 chromosome 8, ASM3689809v2, whole genome shotgun sequence genomic DNA contains:
- the LOC137645494 gene encoding involucrin-like — MSEQEGKSKAMSEQEGKSKAMGEQEGKSKAMSEQEGNTKAMSEQEGKSKAMSEQEGKSKAMSEQEGKSKAMSEQEGKSKGMSEQEGKRKVMNEQEWKTKAMSEQEGKNKAMGEQHQGIEREGKSSAASERAIVSEG, encoded by the coding sequence ATGAGTGAACAGGAAGGCAAGAGCAAGGCAATGAGTGAACAGGAAGGCAAGAGCAAGGCAATGGGTGAGCAGGAAGGCAAGAGCAAGGCAATGAGTGAACAGGAAGGCAATACCAAGGCAATGAGTGAACAGGAAGGCAAGAGCAAGGCAATGAGTGAGCAGGAAGGCAAGAGCAAGGCAATGAGTGAACAGGAAGGCAAGAGCAAGGCAATGAGTGAACAGGAAGGCAAGAGCAAGGGCATGAGTGAACAGGAAGGCAAGAGGAAGGTAATGAATGAACAGGAATGGAAGACCAAGGCAATGAGTGAACAGGAAGGCAAGAACAAGGCAATGGGTGAGCAACATCAAGGCATAGAGCGAGAGGGCAAGAGCAGTGCAGCGAGCGAAAGAGCAATAGTAAGTGAGGGTTAA
- the LOC137645495 gene encoding involucrin-like, whose translation MSEQEGKSKAMSEQEGKSKAMSEQEGKSKTMSEHEGKSKTMSEHEGKSKTMTEHEGKSKAMSEQEGKGKAMSEHEGKDKAMSAQEGKGKEMSEQEGKGKEVSEQEGKGKEMSEQEGKRKAQ comes from the coding sequence ATGAGTGAACAAGAAGGCAAGAGCAAGGCAATGAGTGAACAAGAAGGCAAGAGCAAGGCAATGAGTGAACAAGAAGGCAAGAGCAAGACAATGAGCGAACATGAAGGAAAGAGCAAGACAATGAGCGAACATGAAGGCAAGAGCAAGACAATGACCGAACATGAAGGCAAGAGCAAGGCAATGAGTGAACAGGAAGGCAAGGGCAAGGCAATGAGTGAACATGAAGGCAAGGACAAGGCAATGAGTGCGCAGGAAGGCAAGGGCAAGGAAATGAGTGAACAGGAAGGCAAGGGCAAGGAAGTGAGTGAACAGGAAGGCAAGGGCAAAGAAATGAGTGAACAGGAAGGGAAGCGCAAGGCACAGTGA